The Hippopotamus amphibius kiboko isolate mHipAmp2 chromosome 13, mHipAmp2.hap2, whole genome shotgun sequence sequence tttacagattcaatgcaatcccgatcaaattaccaatggcatttttcacagaactagagcaagaaatcttacgatttgtatggaaacgcaaaagaccccgaatagccaaagcaatcttgagaaggaaaaatggagttggtggaatcaggcttcctgacttcaaactatactacaaggccatagtgatcaagacagtatggtagtggcacaaaaatagaaaggaagatcaatggaatagaatagagaactcagaagtaagcccaaacacatatgggcaccttatctttgacaaaggaggcaagaatatacaatggaaaaaagacagcctcttccataagtggtgctgggagaactgggcagcaacatgcaaaagaatgaaattagaacacttcctaacaccatacacaaaagtaaactccaaatggattaaagacctacatgtaaggccagacactatcaaactcctagaggaaaacataggcagaacactatatgatatccaccaaagcgccatcctttttgacccacctcctagaatcatggaaataaaatcaagaataaatgaatgggacctcatgaaacttaaaagcttttgcacagcgaaagaaaccataaacaagactaaaaggcaaccctcagagtgggaaaaaataattgcctatgaaacaacggacaaaggattaacctccaaaatatacaagcagctcatgaagcttaataccaaaaaagcaaataacccaatccacaaatgggcagaagacctaaatagacatttctccaaagaagacatacagatggccaacaaacacatgaaaagatgctccacatcactaatcatcagagaaatgcaagtcaaagccacaatgaggtatcacctcacaccgatcagaatggccatcatcacaaagtctggaaacaacaaatgttggagagggtgtggagaaaagggaactctcctgcactgttggtgggactgtaaattggtacagccactatggaaaacaatttggaggttccttaaaaaactacaaatagaactaccgtatgatccagtaatcccactactgggcatatacccaaagaaaaccataatcccaaaagaaacttgtaccataatgtttattgcagcactatttacaatagccaggacatggaagcaacctaaatgcccatcaacaaatgaatggatacagaagatgtggcatatatataccatggaatattactcagctataaaaagggatgagatggagctatatgtaatgaggtggatagaactacagtctgtcatacagagtgaagtaagtcagaaagagaaggacaaatattgtatgctaactcacatatacggaatctaaaaatggtactgttggactcagtgaccagaacaaggatgcagatacagagaatggactggagaactcgagggcTCCgaaaatcaagaaggaatgtcgagtgatgataaaaataaacctaGTGAACCCAAGAGTGAGCCCAAGCAATGTGATCCCAGGTGTGAACAAAGATGTGACACTAAATGCCAGCCCAGCTATTTAAAGAAGCTGCTGCAACGCTGCTCTGAAAAGTGCCCACGGGAAAAGTGCCCACCACCACCAAAGTGCCCACCGTGTCCCTCGTTCCCCCCGGCATGCCCCCCACCGTGCCCCCCACCGTGCCCTCCACTGTGTCCATGcccagctccctgccctcccaagccatgtgccaagccctgtcctcctaaatgcccatcgccctgcccacccccagagTGAGGCACCAAAGGCACCACCCAGCCCACTACCTCCACCATCTCCACCATGTTCACCACCGAGGGGCTGAGAGCTGAAGCCATGAACTGACAAGTAAACGTGTTCCTCTGctgtgcaagaaaaaaaaaaaaaaaaaaaaaaaaaaaaaagtaagttgcagacatcatgcCCTTTTACTCTTAAATACTTTATACTTCAGTGTGAATTTCCCAAGAACAAGGACGTTCACTTACATAACCACCGTATAGGGGTCAAAAtgtggaaatttaaaatgattatcttatacacaaatgtttttcagattttctctgtGCAACTTACAGCAGTTTTTCCTCATGGAATCCAATCCCAGATTGTATGTATAATGCATTCACTTGTCGGGTCTCCAGTAATCTGGAACACTTCCTCAAccttttagttaatttatttatttaggtcttttgtcaCACTAACAGGTTTTAATACTATGTCAGTATTTTGTAGAATACccctcaagttttttttttgtttgtttactctcTTGTCATCACTAGAATCAGATTATGGATTTTTGGCATAAGTACCACTGAAGTGACGTTTCCTGCTCAGGGCACTCTAGCAGGAGGCACAGAGAGCCATTTGTTTCTATGTTGGTGGTGTCTCTGTTGCATtgattaaggtggtgtctgccagttttatccactgtaaagttattatttctcccttcataattaataagtattttgtagGGAACTGATACGAGTCTCTGTAAATATCTTGTAGCTCATCAAACTTTCAGCCTCCAGGGTTAGCATCCACTGATGACTCCTGCCTGCAGCATTTTTTATTCTAATGGTTGCAACTGTACTTTtctaattccatctttccttctatgTGTATTGATTGGCATTCTACAATAGAGTTTGCTCTTCTCAACAATCTATCAGTCTATTGGTCTGTCTAGATATTGTCAGTATGGATTTatagattattattttattcagtggAT is a genomic window containing:
- the LELP1 gene encoding late cornified envelope-like proline-rich protein 1, translated to MSSDDKNKPSEPKSEPKQCDPRCEQRCDTKCQPSYLKKLLQRCSEKCPREKCPPPPKCPPCPSFPPACPPPCPPPCPPLCPCPAPCPPKPCAKPCPPKCPSPCPPPE